The following are encoded together in the Aerococcus mictus genome:
- a CDS encoding energy-coupling factor ABC transporter substrate-binding protein: protein MKKKNLLLILLALLIMFIPLFTIDGEYEGSDGGAEELIGELDESYTPWFEPIFEPASGEIESLLFTLQGSIGTGIICGIVGYYLGKNKGLDQGKR from the coding sequence ATGAAAAAGAAAAATTTATTACTCATCTTATTAGCCCTATTAATTATGTTTATCCCCTTGTTTACCATTGATGGTGAATACGAAGGTTCCGATGGTGGGGCTGAAGAATTGATTGGGGAATTAGACGAATCCTATACTCCTTGGTTTGAACCCATCTTTGAACCTGCTTCCGGTGAAATTGAAAGTTTACTCTTTACCTTACAAGGAAGCATTGGGACCGGGATTATTTGTGGGATCGTTGGATACTATTTAGGCAAGAATAAAGGCCTAGACCAAGGTAAGAGATAA
- a CDS encoding energy-coupling factor ABC transporter permease yields MHLSKSQALKLFLAAFLFLLVAFSEPAHAMHIMEGYLPLKWVIIWFAIFIPFFCYGVYQIKESVKKDSKNKVLLALSGAFIFILSSLKIPSVTGSTSHPTGVGVGTYLFGPGVISVLGTICLLFQALFLAHGGLTTLGANAFSMAVVGPFVGYAVYRLGEKINLPSSVNIFLCAALADLATYMTTSFQLALAHPDPALGVFAAAMKFMGVFMITQIPLAIVEGLLSVVMVNMINDTVLKEVKK; encoded by the coding sequence ATGCATTTATCTAAAAGTCAAGCCCTAAAGTTATTTCTAGCGGCTTTCTTGTTTTTATTAGTGGCCTTTTCTGAACCTGCCCACGCCATGCACATTATGGAGGGTTACTTGCCACTGAAATGGGTAATCATTTGGTTTGCGATTTTCATTCCCTTCTTCTGCTACGGGGTTTACCAAATTAAGGAAAGCGTCAAAAAAGATAGTAAAAATAAGGTCTTATTAGCCCTCAGTGGTGCCTTTATCTTTATCCTATCTTCCTTGAAAATTCCATCCGTGACTGGGTCAACCTCCCATCCTACGGGTGTCGGTGTGGGGACCTATTTATTTGGACCTGGGGTGATTAGCGTTTTAGGGACTATCTGTCTCTTATTCCAAGCCCTCTTCCTAGCTCACGGTGGTTTAACCACACTGGGTGCCAATGCTTTCTCGATGGCGGTTGTAGGACCATTTGTTGGTTACGCCGTTTACCGTTTAGGCGAAAAAATCAACCTTCCAAGTAGTGTCAATATTTTCCTCTGTGCAGCCTTAGCTGACTTGGCCACCTATATGACCACCTCCTTCCAATTGGCTTTGGCTCACCCTGATCCTGCCTTAGGGGTCTTTGCAGCAGCTATGAAATTTATGGGCGTCTTTATGATTACCCAAATTCCTCTAGCTATTGTTGAAGGGCTACTTTCCGTGGTAATGGTGAATATGATTAACGACACCGTCTTGAAAGAGGTGAAGAAATAG
- a CDS encoding HlyC/CorC family transporter, whose amino-acid sequence MDDSFLVSIIIFLVCVILSAYFSSSETAFTSASSIRLQNEAELGDDRAKQALDLQNQFDSLLSTILIGNNFVNIAASSIATVIFMELIPEYGATIATVFTTVTLLLFSEITPKLIAKIVPEPFAKFSTPYLRAIMWLFKPLVWLVNQWQKMVQHFFPLEAQEGISEEELLSMVDEARVGGSIEHDEQRLVKAAIRFDDREVSAIITPRIDVEAIDVSDSDQEIEAIFENQPYSRLLVYEEDIDNVLGVLHERDFNRYLREKFKHPEKKILLNSLLLDTFSIPQNMKLATLLRQMQAKQIHMAVVRDEHGGMIGIVTMEDVLEELVGEIWDEDDVVTQDIEVLEEGQHYIFSGGCAIEKSQPLLQLPLKEANLYHTINGFATHYLGKLPELGDHFAVGAWVFEVVEEDKQRVGKLDAQRLPEDEIVGQAAQYEESDHDKEE is encoded by the coding sequence ATGGATGACAGTTTTCTTGTCAGCATAATCATCTTTTTAGTCTGTGTAATCTTATCGGCCTACTTTTCATCATCGGAAACGGCCTTCACCTCAGCGTCTTCGATTCGTTTACAGAATGAAGCCGAATTGGGTGACGACCGCGCTAAACAAGCCCTAGACTTACAAAATCAATTTGATTCCTTATTATCGACGATTTTAATCGGTAATAACTTCGTTAATATTGCCGCTTCTTCCATTGCGACAGTGATCTTTATGGAGTTGATTCCTGAATATGGCGCCACCATTGCCACGGTCTTTACCACAGTGACCCTCTTGCTCTTCTCAGAAATCACCCCCAAACTGATCGCCAAGATTGTTCCTGAACCCTTTGCCAAGTTCTCCACCCCCTACCTACGGGCTATCATGTGGCTCTTCAAACCCCTAGTCTGGTTAGTTAACCAATGGCAAAAAATGGTCCAACACTTCTTTCCCTTGGAGGCCCAAGAAGGTATTAGTGAAGAAGAATTGCTGTCCATGGTGGATGAAGCCCGGGTCGGCGGCAGCATTGAGCACGATGAACAACGCTTAGTCAAGGCCGCCATCCGCTTCGATGACCGGGAAGTCTCCGCCATCATTACCCCGCGGATCGATGTTGAAGCCATCGATGTTTCGGACAGTGACCAAGAAATTGAAGCCATCTTTGAAAACCAACCCTATTCCCGGCTCTTAGTCTATGAAGAAGACATCGACAATGTCCTCGGTGTCCTCCACGAACGCGACTTCAACCGCTATTTGCGGGAAAAATTCAAACATCCCGAGAAGAAGATTCTCTTAAACAGTCTCCTACTGGATACCTTCTCCATCCCACAAAATATGAAACTCGCCACCCTCTTGCGGCAAATGCAAGCCAAACAAATCCATATGGCCGTTGTCCGTGATGAACACGGGGGCATGATTGGGATCGTTACCATGGAAGATGTCTTAGAGGAATTAGTGGGGGAAATCTGGGACGAAGACGATGTGGTCACCCAAGATATCGAAGTTTTGGAAGAAGGCCAACACTATATCTTCAGCGGAGGCTGCGCGATTGAAAAGAGCCAACCCCTCCTCCAACTTCCCCTCAAGGAAGCCAACCTCTACCACACTATCAACGGCTTTGCCACCCATTATCTTGGTAAGCTACCTGAACTCGGCGACCATTTTGCCGTTGGCGCCTGGGTCTTTGAAGTGGTTGAAGAGGACAAGCAAAGAGTCGGCAAGTTAGATGCCCAACGCCTCCCCGAAGATGAGATCGTCGGCCAAGCCGCTCAGTATGAAGAAAGTGACCATGACAAAGAAGAATAA
- a CDS encoding FAD-dependent oxidoreductase encodes MKYAIVGTSHAGYEAAQTILEAQPDAEINLYEAGSTASFLSCGIQSYLEGESESLDDLHYANEASYKEQGINIMVNTEVVSFDGDAKTVTVKTPEGERTDDYDKLILSPGAIPTPLPVDGVDAENVFYLRGRDWAQKVHDRMEDAKRVVVVGGGYIGIEAAEAYALAGIDTTVIDFQDRILPTYLDEEFTDILTKNAESHGLTFHGGEGVQSFETKDGKVSAVVTDKNTYEADTVIVSIGIKPNTKWLEGLVDMDQKGFIEVNEKHETSVKDVYAAGDATLVPFSPTGKKVSYALASTARRQGIVAAKNALGEEATIRPVSGTSGLHLFDYEFSTSGIKDSNADWYDGEVDSKYVTARLRPTFFTELNDDNNTVYMQINFDKESHVVLGAQFMSKGSVGELGNIMSVVIDHKMTLEELEAQDFFFQPEFDGPWHPINVLAMQALGRTYGSDKMLFM; translated from the coding sequence ATGAAATACGCTATTGTTGGTACATCGCATGCTGGTTATGAAGCCGCTCAAACGATTCTTGAGGCGCAACCAGATGCAGAAATTAATTTATATGAAGCAGGTTCAACCGCTTCCTTCCTATCCTGTGGGATTCAATCCTACTTAGAAGGCGAATCTGAATCTTTAGATGACTTACATTACGCTAATGAGGCTTCATATAAGGAACAAGGCATAAATATTATGGTCAATACCGAAGTCGTTTCCTTTGATGGCGACGCTAAGACGGTTACCGTTAAAACCCCAGAAGGTGAACGGACCGATGACTATGACAAGTTAATCCTCTCCCCTGGTGCCATCCCAACCCCTCTACCTGTTGACGGCGTTGACGCTGAAAATGTCTTTTATCTCCGTGGTCGTGACTGGGCACAAAAAGTTCATGACCGTATGGAAGACGCTAAGAGAGTCGTTGTTGTCGGTGGTGGTTACATTGGGATTGAAGCAGCTGAAGCTTACGCCCTAGCAGGAATTGACACCACAGTCATTGACTTCCAAGACCGCATCTTACCCACCTACTTAGATGAAGAATTTACTGATATCTTAACCAAGAATGCTGAATCTCACGGTTTAACTTTCCATGGTGGTGAAGGGGTTCAATCCTTCGAAACTAAGGATGGTAAAGTCAGTGCAGTCGTTACTGACAAGAATACATATGAAGCTGACACCGTGATTGTTTCTATCGGTATTAAACCTAATACCAAATGGTTAGAAGGTTTAGTTGATATGGACCAAAAAGGATTTATTGAAGTCAATGAAAAACATGAAACTTCAGTAAAAGACGTTTACGCTGCTGGGGATGCTACCCTAGTACCATTTAGCCCAACAGGTAAGAAAGTTTCCTATGCTTTAGCTTCTACCGCTCGTCGCCAAGGTATTGTCGCAGCTAAAAATGCTTTAGGTGAAGAAGCAACCATCCGTCCAGTCTCAGGGACTTCTGGCCTACACTTATTCGACTATGAATTCTCTACTTCAGGGATCAAAGATTCCAACGCTGACTGGTATGATGGTGAAGTGGACAGTAAGTATGTCACCGCCCGCTTACGCCCAACTTTCTTTACTGAATTAAATGACGACAATAACACCGTCTACATGCAAATCAACTTTGACAAAGAATCTCATGTTGTGCTTGGTGCCCAATTCATGTCAAAAGGCAGTGTTGGCGAATTAGGTAACATTATGTCAGTTGTCATTGATCATAAGATGACTTTAGAAGAACTTGAAGCCCAAGACTTCTTCTTCCAACCAGAATTTGATGGCCCATGGCATCCAATTAACGTCTTAGCAATGCAAGCTTTAGGACGTACCTACGGATCCGATAAAATGTTATTTATGTAA
- a CDS encoding heavy metal translocating P-type ATPase, which produces MTDFQQFIVTLVTGAIALCLQFLMGRETMAFWVIAIWGIIMALILAKDMIETLKDGYYGVDILAITAILATLAVGEHWASLMILVMMTGGESLEAYATQQASRELEALLEHSPQFAHRINTDSSVDSVPVEEIQVGDQVRVRPNELVPVDGVIVQGETFVDESSLTGESKPVEKGVGDELMSGSINGEASLTFEVKKAAKDSQYQRLVALVENSKEEPAPFVRLADRYAVPFTIIAYVIAFIAWFVSKDPVRFAEVLVVASPCPLIIAAPVAIVGGMSNSSRNGIVMKSGTSLEKLDQVKTAAFDKTGTITQGSLAVDDIQVQGRFEVDHILHYAASAEQSSTHVLARSLVDDAQKQGLDLSPVNHLEEVTAAGVKGQVDSKEVKVGKADFVGAEKITDGKTNVYVSIDGAYAGRITFNDQIRPEAPATIHELESLDLDRIIMLTGDDENIAQRIAHSAGIEEVHANLLPEDKINLLKDLREDFRPVMMVGDGVNDAPALTVADIGIAMGAHGSTAASESADAVILKDDLSKVAQAVKVAKHTLKVAKQAVIFGIVTSIILMLIASTGAIPALLGAILQEVMDLIAIFYALRARMQV; this is translated from the coding sequence ATGACTGATTTTCAACAGTTCATCGTGACCTTGGTCACTGGAGCAATCGCCCTCTGCCTACAATTTCTGATGGGGCGGGAGACCATGGCTTTTTGGGTGATTGCGATTTGGGGGATTATCATGGCCCTCATTTTGGCTAAGGACATGATTGAAACCCTAAAGGATGGCTACTATGGGGTAGATATCCTGGCCATTACCGCTATCCTAGCCACTCTAGCTGTGGGGGAACACTGGGCCAGTTTAATGATCTTAGTGATGATGACTGGGGGAGAATCCCTGGAAGCCTATGCTACCCAACAAGCCAGCCGAGAACTGGAAGCCTTACTGGAACATTCCCCCCAATTTGCCCACCGGATTAATACCGACAGTTCGGTAGATTCCGTCCCGGTGGAAGAGATTCAAGTCGGCGACCAAGTCAGGGTCCGTCCCAATGAATTGGTGCCTGTGGACGGAGTCATTGTCCAAGGGGAGACCTTTGTCGATGAATCGTCCTTGACCGGTGAATCCAAGCCGGTAGAGAAAGGCGTGGGCGACGAACTGATGTCAGGGTCTATTAATGGGGAGGCCAGTCTGACTTTCGAAGTGAAGAAGGCTGCTAAGGATAGCCAGTACCAACGTTTAGTGGCCCTGGTGGAGAATTCTAAGGAAGAGCCCGCTCCCTTTGTCCGCTTAGCTGACCGTTATGCGGTACCTTTTACCATTATTGCCTATGTCATTGCCTTTATTGCCTGGTTTGTCTCAAAAGACCCAGTTCGTTTTGCGGAAGTCCTAGTGGTGGCTTCACCTTGTCCCTTAATTATCGCCGCTCCGGTGGCTATTGTCGGGGGGATGAGTAATTCCAGCCGCAATGGGATTGTCATGAAATCAGGAACCAGCTTGGAAAAACTCGACCAAGTCAAAACGGCGGCCTTTGATAAAACCGGAACCATTACCCAGGGTTCTTTAGCTGTTGATGATATCCAAGTCCAAGGGAGATTTGAGGTGGATCATATTCTCCACTATGCAGCTAGTGCCGAACAATCCTCTACCCACGTTTTGGCCCGGTCCTTAGTGGATGACGCTCAAAAACAGGGTCTGGACCTTAGTCCGGTTAACCACTTAGAAGAAGTGACTGCTGCTGGGGTTAAAGGCCAAGTGGACAGTAAGGAAGTCAAGGTGGGTAAAGCTGACTTTGTCGGGGCTGAGAAGATCACTGACGGCAAGACCAATGTCTATGTGTCCATTGACGGTGCTTATGCGGGTCGGATTACCTTTAACGACCAAATCCGTCCCGAAGCTCCAGCGACCATCCATGAATTAGAAAGCTTGGACCTGGACCGTATTATCATGCTGACCGGTGATGATGAAAATATTGCCCAAAGGATCGCTCACAGCGCGGGGATTGAAGAAGTCCATGCCAACTTGCTGCCGGAAGATAAGATTAACCTGCTCAAAGACCTAAGGGAAGACTTCCGTCCAGTGATGATGGTGGGGGACGGGGTTAATGATGCCCCAGCCCTGACTGTAGCAGATATTGGGATTGCTATGGGCGCCCACGGGTCAACCGCTGCCAGTGAATCGGCAGATGCGGTAATCTTGAAGGATGATCTCTCCAAGGTGGCCCAAGCAGTTAAAGTTGCCAAGCATACCCTGAAAGTCGCCAAGCAAGCAGTGATCTTTGGGATCGTAACCTCAATTATCCTAATGTTAATTGCCTCCACCGGTGCCATCCCCGCCCTACTCGGAGCCATTCTCCAAGAAGTTATGGACCTCATAGCTATCTTCTATGCTCTACGTGCCCGCATGCAGGTTTAA
- a CDS encoding AI-2E family transporter, which translates to MHFNRKQWLSLGLGVIALCLIVLNWSTIVSWLGQVWSIAYPITLGAMMAYVVNILMSLYEKYLWPHADKDWLAKIRRPIAIVLALLTILAIIALTLGLIIPQLVAVVTNFMEILPRLFQSLDRLLERYEDLYPEIVSYMGNLDLNWQNMVRRTVSFAQGLTSSLIGSTIGAVTSVASWIVTIFIAIIITFYILMSKERLGQQFHRLTKAYLKDKRYNQIHYVLAMVNDAFYNFIAGEVVEAAILGCMVGFGMWIFGFPYASMIGVLTGVTAIIPLLGAYISGGLGFLLILMHSPIQALLFVVFIVVVQQIEGNLIYPKVVGNSLGLPGMWVLIAVTVGGGLMGVAGMLIGVPIASAGYRLLKFDVNYREAKAKASNDQEVKAPSQLARQHDFSIQALANEEGLN; encoded by the coding sequence GTGCATTTTAACCGCAAACAATGGTTATCATTGGGACTAGGCGTCATTGCCCTCTGCCTAATTGTCCTCAACTGGTCAACCATCGTCTCCTGGCTGGGCCAAGTCTGGTCGATTGCCTATCCGATCACTTTAGGGGCCATGATGGCCTATGTGGTCAATATTTTAATGTCACTTTATGAGAAGTATCTCTGGCCCCATGCCGATAAGGACTGGCTGGCCAAAATCCGCCGCCCCATCGCCATTGTCTTGGCCCTCTTAACGATTCTGGCCATTATCGCCCTCACCTTGGGCTTGATTATTCCCCAATTGGTGGCTGTAGTGACCAACTTCATGGAGATCCTCCCCCGCCTCTTCCAAAGTCTCGATCGACTCCTAGAGCGTTACGAGGACCTCTATCCGGAAATTGTCTCCTATATGGGGAACTTGGACCTCAACTGGCAAAACATGGTCCGGCGCACCGTCAGCTTTGCCCAAGGACTCACCTCGAGTTTAATCGGGTCAACCATTGGTGCTGTCACTTCAGTGGCCAGCTGGATCGTTACTATCTTTATTGCCATCATCATTACTTTCTATATTTTGATGTCCAAAGAAAGACTGGGTCAACAATTCCACCGACTTACCAAGGCTTATTTAAAGGACAAGCGTTATAACCAAATCCACTATGTCCTCGCCATGGTAAACGATGCCTTCTATAACTTTATCGCGGGAGAAGTGGTAGAGGCCGCTATCCTGGGCTGTATGGTCGGCTTTGGCATGTGGATCTTTGGCTTCCCTTACGCCAGCATGATCGGGGTCCTCACTGGGGTGACAGCTATTATCCCACTTTTGGGCGCCTATATCTCTGGAGGACTGGGTTTTCTGTTGATCCTTATGCATTCACCGATCCAAGCCCTGCTCTTTGTCGTATTTATTGTGGTTGTCCAACAAATTGAAGGGAACTTGATCTATCCCAAAGTGGTTGGCAATTCCCTGGGACTCCCTGGCATGTGGGTCTTGATCGCAGTCACGGTCGGTGGCGGTTTAATGGGCGTGGCTGGTATGCTAATTGGGGTGCCAATTGCTTCCGCCGGCTACCGTCTCCTTAAATTTGACGTCAACTACCGAGAAGCCAAGGCCAAGGCTTCTAACGACCAAGAAGTCAAAGCCCCTAGCCAACTGGCCCGCCAGCATGACTTCAGTATCCAAGCCTTAGCCAATGAAGAGGGCTTAAACTAA
- a CDS encoding putative heavy metal-binding protein has protein sequence MIITTTPNIQGKTITSYQGIVFGEVVAGVNLLKDMGAGFRNVFGGRSKGYEGELTQAREEALQEMADRAKDLGADAVVGVKMDYETLGANNGILMVTCSGTAVSLGD, from the coding sequence ATGATTATTACAACAACACCAAACATCCAAGGCAAGACCATCACTAGCTACCAGGGCATTGTCTTTGGCGAAGTGGTGGCCGGGGTCAACCTGCTCAAAGATATGGGCGCTGGTTTCCGTAATGTCTTTGGCGGTCGGTCCAAGGGTTACGAAGGCGAACTGACCCAAGCCCGCGAAGAAGCCCTCCAAGAAATGGCTGACCGGGCTAAAGACCTGGGCGCTGATGCTGTAGTGGGCGTTAAGATGGACTATGAAACCCTAGGCGCTAATAATGGCATACTCATGGTCACCTGCAGTGGCACCGCTGTAAGCTTAGGTGATTAA
- a CDS encoding PepSY domain-containing protein — protein sequence MNKKLKISLVSLASIFTLAACGQANDGGDKANTDQNESSQEVSQETKGETASQEDSKGQKESKEDNKDQAESNQSSQDQEGIENKEYAISIEDAVNKFNEETGAQDVKIEEIEFDYEEEFSKHTYQIQGYNAENEWDMHIDPDTGEVLKVEAEKEANDETKQLEVTSLITPKEAMEKALAEHPGEKVKNWELSVDDNGVIHYEVDLTNVDDVDVNASSGEIIK from the coding sequence ATGAATAAGAAATTGAAAATCTCATTAGTCAGTCTAGCCAGCATCTTTACCTTAGCTGCCTGTGGCCAAGCCAATGATGGGGGAGATAAGGCTAACACTGACCAAAATGAAAGCAGCCAAGAAGTTTCTCAAGAAACCAAGGGAGAAACAGCTTCTCAAGAGGACAGCAAGGGCCAAAAAGAGTCTAAAGAAGACAATAAGGACCAAGCTGAATCCAATCAATCCAGCCAGGACCAAGAAGGCATTGAAAACAAAGAATATGCCATCTCTATCGAGGATGCCGTGAATAAATTTAACGAAGAAACCGGCGCCCAAGACGTGAAGATTGAAGAAATTGAATTTGACTACGAAGAAGAATTCAGCAAACATACCTATCAAATCCAAGGCTACAACGCAGAAAACGAATGGGACATGCACATTGACCCCGATACTGGTGAAGTCTTAAAGGTAGAAGCTGAAAAAGAAGCCAATGACGAAACCAAACAACTCGAAGTCACCAGCTTAATCACACCAAAAGAAGCCATGGAAAAGGCCCTCGCTGAACACCCAGGCGAAAAAGTCAAGAACTGGGAACTCTCTGTCGATGACAACGGCGTCATCCACTACGAAGTCGACCTCACTAACGTCGATGACGTGGACGTCAATGCAAGCAGCGGAGAAATTATTAAATAA
- a CDS encoding acyl-CoA dehydrogenase family protein, translating into MVKESRADIDAVEKMFYSDLYNYAEDLTDGEKEVLQEVEKVLKEDIYPVLDEHWDKATFPLEEMQKIIDIDLIQNPKLLEGREDGTISQLFRGFRAYTLAKTDPVIGTFYTSNGGLFHECVKIGGSKEQQEKLMPGVLSWEGKGVLAMTEPEHGSDIAGGMAATAKREGDTWILNGHKKWIGGGTLAKWHAFFARDVDDGQVKMFFVERESEGVETFNTEPKAFFRMMPNAEIIYTDVKVPESQRAQNVNSWKDAANILRNTRSDVAWLLAGATAGAFEAALKYTREREAFGKTVASFQLIQEKLSRMAMNAQATLAIAVRLAQQQERGIYKEENSSMAKMHNGYRARENAALAREVCGGNGILLEYDVPRFMADIEGMYTYEGTHEVNSLIIGRYYTGQQAFI; encoded by the coding sequence ATGGTTAAAGAATCTAGAGCAGACATTGATGCAGTTGAAAAAATGTTTTATTCCGACCTTTATAACTATGCTGAAGACTTAACCGATGGGGAAAAAGAAGTTCTGCAAGAGGTTGAAAAGGTTCTAAAAGAAGATATCTACCCCGTCCTCGATGAGCACTGGGACAAGGCAACTTTCCCACTGGAAGAAATGCAAAAAATTATTGATATTGACCTTATCCAAAACCCTAAATTATTAGAAGGTCGTGAAGATGGGACCATCAGCCAACTCTTCCGGGGCTTCCGGGCTTATACCTTAGCCAAGACTGACCCGGTGATTGGGACCTTCTATACCTCTAATGGGGGGCTCTTCCACGAATGTGTCAAAATTGGGGGTAGCAAGGAACAGCAAGAAAAACTCATGCCAGGCGTCCTCAGCTGGGAAGGTAAGGGTGTCTTAGCCATGACCGAACCTGAACACGGCTCTGATATTGCTGGCGGGATGGCAGCGACCGCTAAACGGGAAGGTGACACCTGGATTCTGAATGGTCATAAGAAATGGATCGGTGGCGGGACTCTAGCTAAGTGGCACGCTTTCTTTGCTCGTGATGTGGACGATGGCCAAGTGAAGATGTTCTTTGTGGAACGGGAAAGTGAAGGGGTCGAAACCTTCAACACCGAACCCAAAGCCTTCTTCCGGATGATGCCTAATGCGGAAATTATTTATACCGATGTTAAAGTGCCTGAGTCCCAACGGGCGCAAAATGTGAACTCTTGGAAGGACGCGGCGAACATCCTCCGTAATACCCGGTCTGACGTGGCTTGGTTACTGGCAGGTGCGACAGCCGGCGCCTTTGAAGCAGCCTTGAAGTACACCCGGGAACGGGAAGCCTTCGGTAAGACCGTGGCCAGCTTCCAATTGATCCAAGAAAAATTGTCCCGCATGGCAATGAACGCTCAAGCTACCCTAGCGATTGCAGTGAGATTAGCCCAACAACAAGAACGTGGTATCTACAAAGAAGAGAACTCTTCTATGGCCAAGATGCATAACGGCTACCGGGCTCGTGAAAATGCTGCTTTAGCTCGGGAAGTCTGTGGGGGTAACGGCATTCTCTTGGAATACGATGTGCCACGTTTCATGGCGGATATTGAAGGGATGTACACCTATGAAGGGACCCACGAGGTTAACTCCCTCATTATCGGTCGTTACTACACTGGCCAACAAGCCTTTATCTAA
- a CDS encoding 3-hydroxyacyl-CoA dehydrogenase family protein, with amino-acid sequence MSEIKTIGVIGAGSMGAGIANVFASNGYQVILRDIEDKFVQGGIDRISKFLDGSVKRGKLDEAGKEEVLSRITGTTDLKDFKDVDFVVEAVLEKMELKQEVFKEVEGIVRDDIVLATNTSSLSITEIASVLEDPSRFAGMHFFNPPQVMKLVEIIYGYESSDETVAVVREVAESIGKETVTVHKDSPGFIVNRIMIPQMIEAIKVLEEGIATPEDIDKAMRYGLNHPMGSFELQDYAGVDIGYYVMEYFEQEYGDPRWTPPVTMKNMMRAGRFGKKAGKGFYDYDEDGNQLPSEQAKNQEKLQGK; translated from the coding sequence ATGTCAGAGATCAAAACAATTGGAGTGATTGGAGCCGGCTCAATGGGGGCAGGGATTGCCAACGTGTTTGCTTCCAATGGTTACCAGGTGATCTTAAGAGATATTGAAGACAAGTTTGTCCAAGGGGGGATAGACCGGATTAGTAAATTCCTCGACGGTAGTGTGAAACGGGGGAAATTAGATGAAGCGGGCAAGGAAGAAGTTCTTAGCCGCATCACCGGAACCACCGACCTCAAGGACTTCAAAGATGTGGACTTCGTGGTTGAAGCCGTTCTAGAAAAGATGGAGCTCAAACAGGAAGTTTTTAAAGAAGTGGAAGGCATTGTTCGTGATGACATTGTCCTAGCGACTAATACCTCTTCCCTATCCATTACCGAAATTGCTAGTGTCTTAGAAGATCCGAGTCGTTTCGCGGGGATGCACTTCTTCAACCCACCACAAGTGATGAAGTTAGTAGAAATTATCTATGGCTATGAAAGCAGTGATGAGACGGTAGCGGTGGTTAGAGAAGTTGCTGAAAGTATCGGTAAAGAAACCGTGACCGTTCATAAAGATTCCCCAGGTTTCATCGTTAACCGGATCATGATCCCTCAAATGATCGAGGCCATCAAGGTGCTCGAAGAAGGTATTGCCACTCCAGAAGACATTGACAAGGCCATGCGCTATGGCTTAAACCATCCCATGGGATCCTTTGAACTCCAAGACTATGCTGGGGTAGATATTGGTTACTATGTCATGGAATACTTCGAACAAGAGTATGGTGACCCACGCTGGACCCCACCAGTTACCATGAAGAATATGATGCGGGCTGGTCGCTTCGGTAAGAAAGCAGGCAAAGGCTTCTACGACTACGATGAAGATGGCAATCAATTACCTTCTGAACAAGCCAAAAACCAAGAAAAATTACAAGGAAAATAG